In a single window of the Pedococcus dokdonensis genome:
- a CDS encoding bifunctional RNase H/acid phosphatase, producing the protein MSRRRLVVEADGGSRGNPGVAGYGALVRDGADGRVLWEGAAPLGKESNNVAEYSGLIAGLRAVLRIDAGADVEVRMDSKLVVEQMAGRWKIKHPDMRQLALEARDLASQVSAAGGSVSFTWIPRERNKDADALSNDGMDGRTIDRMLGPDREGASAATMDEFIDEVVDEVIDPVPSPAPVSPGEGNPTRIVLVRHGVTDFTVASRLDGRGGADPGLNTAGQAQAAAAGRATAHLLGGSPARVVTSSLARAVQTGAAVADAIGVEATVDRDWDEQDFGDWDGQSIPDLVRDEAEALLALRADPAYARPGGESHDQLAARVVAAFERVVAAGGTTVVVCHRKPIMCVLAHVLGIPHDKVWRLAAAPGSLTALEVWPDGNVSVAFTNRT; encoded by the coding sequence GCGGCTCCCGGGGCAACCCCGGAGTCGCAGGCTACGGCGCGCTGGTGCGCGACGGTGCCGACGGCCGCGTGCTCTGGGAGGGGGCTGCGCCGCTCGGCAAGGAGTCCAACAACGTCGCCGAGTACTCCGGGCTGATCGCCGGGCTGCGCGCCGTCCTGCGGATCGACGCCGGCGCCGACGTCGAGGTCCGGATGGACTCCAAGCTCGTCGTCGAGCAGATGGCCGGACGCTGGAAGATCAAGCACCCCGACATGCGCCAGCTCGCCCTGGAGGCGCGCGACCTCGCGTCGCAGGTGAGCGCAGCCGGGGGCTCGGTGTCCTTCACCTGGATCCCGCGCGAGCGCAACAAGGACGCCGACGCGCTGTCCAACGACGGCATGGACGGCCGGACGATCGACCGGATGCTCGGGCCGGACCGCGAGGGGGCCAGCGCCGCGACGATGGACGAGTTCATCGACGAGGTGGTCGACGAGGTCATCGACCCGGTGCCCAGCCCGGCGCCAGTCAGCCCGGGGGAGGGCAACCCGACCCGGATCGTGCTGGTGCGGCACGGCGTCACCGACTTCACCGTCGCCTCGCGACTGGACGGCAGGGGTGGTGCGGACCCCGGGCTCAACACCGCAGGGCAGGCCCAGGCCGCAGCGGCCGGCCGCGCGACGGCTCACCTGCTCGGCGGCTCGCCAGCCCGGGTGGTGACGTCGTCCCTGGCGCGGGCCGTGCAGACGGGCGCGGCCGTCGCCGACGCCATCGGGGTCGAGGCGACGGTCGACCGCGACTGGGACGAGCAGGACTTCGGCGACTGGGACGGGCAGAGCATCCCCGACCTGGTCCGCGACGAGGCCGAGGCGCTCCTGGCGCTGCGGGCCGACCCGGCCTACGCCCGGCCGGGTGGCGAGTCGCACGACCAGCTCGCGGCGCGGGTCGTCGCGGCCTTCGAGCGGGTGGTCGCCGCCGGTGGCACCACGGTCGTCGTCTGCCACCGCAAGCCGATCATGTGCGTGCTCGCGCACGTCCTCGGCATCCCCCACGACAAGGTCTGGCGGCTGGCCGCCGCGCCCGGGTCGCTCACCGCGCTGGAGGTCTGGCCGGACGGCAACGTCTCGGTCGCCTTCACGAACCGCACGTAG
- a CDS encoding low temperature requirement protein A, with protein MATTHRLSRMSGRSEDESHRTATPLELFFDLSFVLAISASSAELAHALAADHLITGLVGFAFTMFSIVWAWINFTWFASAYDTDDWLFRVTTMVQMVGVLVLAIGIPRLYASLEHGTHLDNGLMVAGYVIMRLAMVFQWLRAAKQDPARRAACLAYAKAIALAQVGWLVLIVVHTNPWQTFLLMVPLYVLELGGPFLAERRRGGTPWHPHHVAERHGLLAIIALGECLLGTIAALSVLVDEQDGLSVDVVVLGLAGTGLAFSMWWLYFTLPSGEVLDRRRTIGFRWGYGHIAVFMAIAGTGAGLHVAAYYLEGESKTGPVGVVLATAVPVAAFGLCLAALYAVLVGLDPAALRNGLAALALLALAVALAAAGVGVPWCLLVVMLAPVPTIISDERGVARRREAALARLAEQP; from the coding sequence ATGGCCACCACCCACCGCCTGAGCCGGATGTCGGGGCGCAGCGAGGACGAGTCGCACCGCACCGCCACACCCCTCGAGCTGTTCTTCGACCTGTCCTTCGTCCTCGCGATCAGCGCCTCATCGGCCGAGCTCGCGCACGCGCTGGCGGCCGACCACCTCATCACGGGTCTGGTGGGGTTCGCGTTCACGATGTTCTCGATCGTGTGGGCGTGGATCAACTTCACGTGGTTCGCGTCGGCGTACGACACGGACGACTGGCTGTTCCGCGTGACGACCATGGTGCAGATGGTCGGTGTCCTGGTGCTGGCCATCGGGATCCCGCGGCTCTACGCCTCGCTCGAGCACGGCACCCACCTGGACAACGGCCTGATGGTCGCGGGCTACGTGATCATGCGGCTGGCGATGGTCTTCCAGTGGTTGCGCGCGGCCAAGCAGGACCCGGCCCGCCGGGCGGCCTGTCTCGCCTACGCCAAGGCGATCGCGCTCGCGCAGGTCGGCTGGCTGGTCCTGATCGTGGTCCACACCAACCCGTGGCAGACCTTCCTGCTCATGGTGCCGCTCTACGTGCTCGAGCTCGGTGGCCCCTTCCTCGCGGAGCGCCGACGGGGCGGGACGCCCTGGCACCCGCACCACGTCGCCGAGCGACACGGGCTGCTGGCCATCATCGCCCTGGGCGAGTGCCTGCTGGGCACCATCGCCGCCCTGTCGGTCCTGGTGGACGAGCAGGATGGGTTGTCCGTCGACGTCGTCGTGCTGGGGCTGGCCGGCACCGGGCTGGCCTTCTCGATGTGGTGGCTCTACTTCACCCTCCCGTCGGGGGAGGTCCTCGACCGTCGCCGCACCATCGGGTTCCGCTGGGGCTACGGCCACATCGCCGTCTTCATGGCCATCGCCGGGACCGGTGCCGGCCTGCACGTCGCGGCCTACTACCTCGAGGGCGAGTCGAAGACCGGCCCGGTGGGAGTGGTGTTGGCCACCGCCGTCCCGGTGGCGGCCTTCGGGCTGTGCCTCGCCGCCCTCTACGCGGTTCTCGTCGGGCTGGACCCGGCCGCGCTGCGCAACGGGCTGGCCGCACTCGCGCTGCTCGCACTCGCCGTTGCGCTGGCCGCGGCAGGGGTCGGGGTGCCGTGGTGCCTGCTCGTGGTCATGCTCGCTCCGGTGCCGACCATCATCAGCGACGAGCGCGGCGTGGCCCGGCGCCGCGAGGCGGCTCTGGCCCGCCTCGCCGAGCAGCCCTGA
- a CDS encoding rhodanese-like domain-containing protein — protein sequence MSSEPPTTYAGDVAPDAAYAALAADDDAVLVDVRTTAEWSYVGVPDLAALGKRVVFVEWQRFPDGAVNGDFVAQLQDAGLPDGAPIYFICRSGVRSVAAAEAATHAGLGPAYNVLEGFEGPHDEHGHRAVSGWKNSGLPWRQG from the coding sequence ATGAGTTCCGAGCCCCCCACCACCTACGCCGGCGACGTCGCCCCCGATGCCGCGTATGCCGCGCTGGCCGCGGACGACGACGCTGTCCTGGTCGACGTGCGCACCACCGCCGAGTGGAGCTACGTCGGCGTCCCGGACCTCGCGGCGCTGGGCAAGCGGGTGGTCTTCGTGGAGTGGCAGCGCTTCCCCGACGGGGCCGTCAACGGTGACTTCGTGGCGCAGCTGCAGGACGCCGGGCTGCCCGACGGCGCCCCGATCTACTTCATCTGCCGCTCCGGGGTGCGGTCCGTCGCCGCTGCCGAGGCCGCCACTCACGCTGGGCTCGGACCCGCCTACAACGTGCTGGAGGGTTTCGAGGGACCGCACGACGAGCACGGCCACCGCGCCGTGTCGGGGTGGAAGAACTCCGGCCTCCCGTGGCGGCAGGGATGA
- a CDS encoding SLC13 family permease, producing MSAAELGDVLLRVLPVLIFFVAITVVAEIADAAGVFDVAGHWASRAGRHRTPVLWLLFVLVAVACTIVLSLDTTAVLLTPVGLAIAAQLGISPVPFALTTLWIANTASMLLPVSNLTNLLSLHHFEQLGVGHAGYVRLAALPAVAAIIGTVLVLAVLHRRDLRGRYAPDAPPEPHDPTLLKVSAAVCVAVGPLFAVGLSPAWVAGVAAVVLVVAAWSRDRDLVRHLSVPWQMALAVAALFVVIDAALQLGLEPVLASLAGDGSSAAALARVAGAGALAANAANNLPAYIALESVTADAPQRLMALLIGVNVAPLVTPWASLATLLWAQRCRARGVRVPAGSLAVQGLACALVAGGLALAALVLAG from the coding sequence ATGAGCGCGGCCGAGCTCGGCGACGTCCTGCTCCGCGTCCTGCCGGTCCTCATCTTCTTCGTGGCCATCACCGTCGTCGCCGAGATCGCCGACGCGGCGGGGGTCTTCGATGTCGCGGGGCACTGGGCCTCCCGGGCCGGGCGACACCGCACCCCCGTGCTGTGGCTGCTCTTCGTGCTGGTGGCGGTGGCCTGCACAATCGTCCTGAGCCTCGACACGACAGCGGTGCTGCTGACCCCGGTCGGGCTCGCGATCGCGGCCCAGCTCGGCATCTCCCCGGTGCCGTTCGCGCTCACGACCCTGTGGATCGCCAACACGGCGAGCATGCTGCTGCCGGTCTCGAACCTCACCAACCTGTTGTCGCTGCACCACTTCGAGCAGCTCGGGGTCGGGCACGCCGGATACGTCCGGCTCGCCGCCCTGCCTGCCGTGGCAGCGATCATCGGCACGGTCCTCGTCCTGGCGGTCCTGCACCGTCGTGACCTGCGCGGCCGTTACGCGCCCGATGCCCCACCCGAACCGCACGACCCGACCCTGCTCAAGGTGTCCGCGGCCGTCTGCGTCGCCGTCGGCCCGCTCTTCGCGGTGGGGCTCTCCCCGGCGTGGGTGGCCGGGGTGGCGGCAGTGGTCCTGGTGGTCGCGGCGTGGTCACGCGACCGAGACCTGGTGCGCCACCTGTCGGTGCCGTGGCAGATGGCGTTGGCGGTCGCCGCGCTGTTCGTCGTGATCGACGCCGCCCTGCAGCTCGGGCTCGAGCCGGTGCTCGCCTCGCTGGCCGGCGACGGTTCGTCAGCAGCAGCCCTGGCGAGGGTGGCCGGCGCCGGCGCCCTCGCCGCGAACGCCGCGAACAACCTGCCCGCCTACATCGCCCTCGAGTCGGTGACCGCCGACGCGCCGCAGCGGTTGATGGCACTGCTGATCGGCGTCAACGTCGCGCCGCTCGTCACGCCGTGGGCCTCGCTGGCGACGCTCCTCTGGGCGCAGCGGTGTCGGGCCCGCGGGGTGCGGGTCCCGGCCGGGTCGCTCGCCGTGCAGGGCCTGGCCTGCGCACTGGTCGCCGGTGGTCTCGCCCTGGCCGCGCTGGTTCTCGCCGGCTGA
- a CDS encoding YaaA family protein gives MLILLPPSESKTGRLRGRSVDHERLSFPGLAPTRQAVAEALAKVSAHPDAAATLGVSANLTAEIARNLVLHSAPALPASRVYSGVLYDAFGYADLDAAARRRANRWVVVVSALYGAVRPTDAIAPYRLSMAVNLPGVGPLASAWKPELTAVLPQVAGRGVVVDCRSSTYAAAWTPTGDLAERWVQVRVPGATHMAKHTRGLVTRELCRAGREVRRVPDLLDVLAESFEVALIPPVRAGRPWVLDATARP, from the coding sequence CGGTGGACCACGAGCGGCTCTCGTTCCCCGGGCTCGCACCGACCCGGCAGGCCGTTGCCGAGGCGCTCGCCAAGGTCAGTGCCCACCCCGATGCTGCGGCCACGCTGGGCGTCAGCGCCAACCTCACCGCCGAGATCGCGCGCAACCTGGTGCTGCACAGCGCCCCTGCCCTGCCGGCCTCCCGCGTCTACTCCGGCGTGCTCTACGACGCGTTCGGCTACGCCGACCTCGACGCCGCCGCGCGCCGCCGCGCCAACCGCTGGGTCGTCGTCGTGTCGGCCCTCTACGGCGCGGTCCGACCCACCGACGCCATCGCCCCCTACCGCCTGTCGATGGCGGTCAACCTGCCCGGCGTCGGTCCGCTCGCGAGCGCCTGGAAGCCCGAGCTCACCGCGGTGCTCCCGCAGGTCGCCGGCCGTGGCGTCGTCGTCGACTGCCGCTCCAGCACGTATGCCGCCGCCTGGACGCCCACGGGTGACCTCGCCGAGCGCTGGGTGCAGGTCCGGGTGCCGGGTGCCACCCACATGGCCAAGCACACCCGCGGGCTGGTCACCCGCGAGCTGTGCCGGGCGGGGCGCGAGGTGCGCCGCGTCCCGGACCTCCTCGACGTGCTGGCGGAGTCGTTCGAGGTGGCCCTCATCCCGCCGGTGCGGGCCGGCCGCCCGTGGGTCCTGGACGCGACGGCTCGCCCATGA